One part of the Roseomonas gilardii genome encodes these proteins:
- the otsB gene encoding trehalose-phosphatase gives MADVIPEAGLPPLPGPESALFLDFDGTLVEIAARPDLVVVPPDLPSVLQRLSNALGGALAIVTGRGLEVVRGFLPVPGLVVATEHGAVLDPPDAASPPLPSPPAAWREAADRFAAAHPGALAEHKRHGLVLHYRLAPEAGEAAHALAEAMAAELPDDFRVVPAHAAYEVRPRFADKGKAVHRLMARAAFAGRKPIFVGDDVTDEDGITAAYAMDGIGYRIPEDFSGQPARFRAWLARAADALEAGQGPRRPGGG, from the coding sequence ATGGCTGACGTGATTCCAGAGGCTGGCCTGCCGCCTCTCCCCGGTCCCGAATCCGCCCTCTTCCTCGATTTCGACGGCACGCTGGTCGAGATCGCGGCGCGCCCGGATCTCGTGGTGGTGCCGCCCGACCTGCCCTCGGTGCTCCAGCGCCTGTCCAACGCGCTGGGCGGCGCGCTGGCGATCGTGACGGGCCGGGGGCTGGAGGTCGTGCGCGGCTTCCTGCCCGTGCCCGGCCTCGTCGTGGCCACCGAGCACGGGGCGGTGCTCGACCCGCCGGACGCGGCCTCGCCGCCGCTGCCATCCCCACCCGCCGCGTGGCGGGAGGCCGCCGACCGCTTCGCCGCCGCCCATCCCGGCGCCCTGGCCGAGCACAAGCGCCATGGCCTCGTGCTGCACTACCGCCTGGCGCCCGAGGCTGGCGAGGCGGCCCATGCCCTGGCGGAAGCCATGGCGGCCGAGCTGCCGGACGACTTCCGCGTCGTCCCGGCCCATGCTGCCTACGAGGTCCGCCCGCGCTTCGCCGACAAGGGCAAGGCCGTCCACCGGCTCATGGCCCGGGCCGCCTTCGCCGGGCGCAAGCCGATCTTCGTGGGCGACGACGTGACGGACGAGGACGGCATCACCGCCGCCTATGCCATGGACGGCATCGGCTACCGCATCCCGGAGGACTTCTCCGGCCAGCCCGCCCGTTTCCGCGCCTGGCTCGCCCGGGCCGCCGATGCGCTGGAGGCGGGGCAGGGGCCACGTCGGCCCGGCGGGGGCTGA
- a CDS encoding NAD kinase yields MGPDHGLPNPGPHGAESTSPLPPDLRGRISFLCAGSEKAVAARARLISRYGDAQPDEAAVVVAMGGDGCMLETQHKLLGRNLPVYGMNCGSVGFLMNEFREDDLPERLAAAQAAVLHPLRMLATDARGEVQTGLAINDVNLLRETRQAAKIRITVDGKIRLAELICDGILVSTPAGSTAYNLSAHGPIVPLGANLLPLTPISAFRPRRWRGALLPSESVVIFDILEHEKRPVAAVADYTEVRDVTRVEVREDRSVALTMLFDPDHGLSERIVAEQFTV; encoded by the coding sequence ATGGGCCCCGACCATGGCCTGCCGAATCCCGGCCCACACGGCGCCGAATCCACGTCTCCCCTGCCGCCGGACCTGCGGGGCCGGATTTCCTTCCTCTGCGCCGGATCGGAGAAGGCCGTCGCTGCCCGCGCGCGCCTGATCTCGCGCTATGGCGACGCGCAGCCGGACGAGGCCGCGGTGGTGGTGGCGATGGGCGGCGACGGCTGCATGCTGGAAACGCAGCACAAGCTGCTGGGCCGCAACCTGCCCGTCTATGGCATGAACTGCGGCAGCGTCGGCTTCCTGATGAACGAGTTCCGCGAGGACGACCTGCCGGAGCGTCTCGCTGCCGCGCAGGCGGCGGTGCTGCACCCGCTGCGCATGCTGGCCACCGATGCCAGGGGCGAGGTCCAGACCGGCCTCGCCATCAACGACGTGAACCTGCTGCGCGAGACACGTCAGGCGGCCAAGATCCGCATCACCGTGGACGGCAAGATCCGCCTCGCCGAGCTGATCTGCGACGGTATCCTTGTCTCCACCCCGGCCGGCAGCACCGCCTACAACCTGTCCGCGCATGGCCCCATCGTCCCGCTCGGCGCCAACCTCCTGCCGCTCACGCCGATCAGCGCCTTCCGTCCGCGCCGCTGGCGTGGTGCGCTGCTGCCTTCCGAGTCCGTGGTGATCTTCGACATCCTGGAACACGAGAAGCGGCCCGTCGCCGCGGTGGCCGACTACACCGAGGTCCGCGACGTGACCCGTGTCGAGGTGCGCGAGGACAGGAGCGTGGCGCTGACCATGCTCTTCGATCCTGATCACGGTCTCAGCGAGCGCATCGTCGCGGAACAATTCACGGTCTGA